One window of Corallococcus caeni genomic DNA carries:
- a CDS encoding CHASE2 domain-containing protein yields MTLPARGPRSSLLSSPALPRGLGVGVGLLLAVGTALTGGAPGPGERALYDFAVSRLLPPLPPTADLVLVEVDDRALAALGERWPLSRATWAKAFQALAAYRPNAVVVDVLFDAPESRDALDLGEDVLERLRTSGLTRTPEGASLASDLEARLYARDGDARLTEAFSGLGTVILGSMALTEDAGGLPARGDPLTPVPLDADRLRLGARGLSTNLAPLRLAAWSSGTLNVLLDSDGVIRRYPYAVRVDGKAWPSLALATALRLWPERSEPLLRVASTDDGAPLMRLPAPDWLPRVSLADVLAAGPSSVGLDLALRGKTVFVGVTATGLHGQSTLPGQLAVPGVEIHAFAMDNLRTGRVLRSTGPAELLGTVETALVLGLLLWRRRRARSLGAVVGQAALLLAAHAAFVGWLLADPGWVVPLLPAVVGAVLVTLTEAVARTADLQRQSGALKRLFGRFPREAPASLDGEPEAGPGREASRTAPGEPQP; encoded by the coding sequence ATGACGCTGCCTGCTCGCGGTCCCAGGTCCTCGCTGCTGTCCTCCCCCGCCCTGCCGCGGGGGCTGGGCGTGGGCGTGGGCCTGCTGCTCGCGGTGGGCACGGCGTTGACGGGCGGCGCGCCGGGCCCGGGCGAGCGGGCCCTGTATGACTTCGCGGTGAGCCGGCTGCTGCCGCCGCTGCCCCCCACCGCCGACCTGGTGCTGGTGGAGGTGGATGACCGGGCGCTCGCGGCGCTGGGGGAGCGCTGGCCGCTGTCGCGCGCCACCTGGGCGAAGGCCTTCCAGGCGCTGGCGGCGTACCGTCCCAATGCGGTGGTGGTGGACGTCCTCTTCGACGCGCCGGAGTCCCGCGACGCGCTGGACCTGGGCGAGGACGTGTTGGAGCGCCTGCGCACGTCGGGCCTCACCCGGACGCCCGAGGGCGCCTCGCTGGCCAGCGACCTGGAGGCGCGGCTGTACGCGCGGGATGGCGACGCGCGGCTCACGGAGGCCTTCTCCGGGCTGGGCACCGTCATCCTGGGCAGCATGGCGCTGACGGAGGACGCCGGGGGCCTGCCCGCGCGGGGAGACCCGCTGACGCCGGTGCCCCTGGACGCGGACCGGCTGCGCCTGGGCGCGAGGGGCCTGTCCACGAACCTGGCCCCGCTGCGGCTGGCGGCCTGGAGCAGCGGGACGCTGAACGTGCTGCTGGACTCGGACGGCGTCATCCGGCGCTATCCCTACGCCGTGCGGGTGGACGGCAAGGCGTGGCCCTCGCTCGCGCTGGCGACGGCGCTGCGGCTGTGGCCGGAGCGCTCGGAGCCGCTCTTGCGCGTGGCGTCCACCGACGACGGGGCGCCCCTGATGCGGCTGCCCGCGCCGGACTGGCTGCCGCGTGTGAGCCTGGCGGACGTGCTGGCCGCGGGCCCGTCCTCCGTGGGGCTGGACCTGGCGCTCCGGGGGAAGACCGTGTTCGTGGGCGTCACCGCCACGGGGCTGCACGGCCAGAGCACCCTGCCCGGCCAGCTCGCGGTGCCGGGTGTGGAGATCCACGCCTTCGCGATGGACAACCTGCGCACCGGCCGGGTGCTGCGGTCCACGGGCCCCGCGGAGCTGCTGGGCACGGTGGAGACGGCGCTGGTGCTGGGCCTGCTGCTGTGGCGGAGGCGCCGCGCGCGGAGCCTGGGCGCGGTGGTGGGCCAGGCGGCGCTGCTGCTCGCCGCGCACGCGGCCTTCGTGGGCTGGCTCCTGGCGGACCCAGGCTGGGTCGTGCCGCTCTTGCCCGCGGTGGTGGGGGCAGTCCTGGTGACGCTGACGGAGGCCGTCGCGCGCACCGCGGACCTGCAGCGGCAGAGCGGCGCACTCAAGCGCCTGTTCGGCCGGTTCCCTCGCGAGGCCCCCGCCTCACTTGACGGAGAGCCCGAGGCAGGACCGGGCCGGGAGGCTTCACGGACCGCGCCGGGTGAGCCCCAGCCTTGA